From the Flavobacterium galactosidilyticum genome, one window contains:
- the ccoS gene encoding cbb3-type cytochrome oxidase assembly protein CcoS, which produces MSVIYLLISISIIIAIGFFIAFITAVKTGQYDDDYTPSVRMLFDDELMKSTKKITKLENNEEKKQEN; this is translated from the coding sequence ATGAGTGTCATTTATTTATTAATATCCATCAGTATAATAATTGCTATTGGTTTTTTTATTGCTTTTATTACAGCGGTAAAGACAGGGCAATATGATGATGATTACACACCATCTGTCAGAATGCTTTTTGATGATGAGTTGATGAAATCTACGAAAAAAATAACTAAGCTTGAAAATAATGAAGAAAAGAAACAGGAGAATTAA
- the ccoN gene encoding cytochrome-c oxidase, cbb3-type subunit I has product MEMQQFYYDNKIVKKFIFATIAFGVVGMIVGLTLAFMFLFPNMTDGISWLSYGRLRPLHTNAVIFAFVGNAFFAGMYYSMQRLLKARMYSDLLSNIHFWGWQLIIVAAAITLPLGFSSSKEYAELEWPIDIAITLIWVVMGINMIGTMIKRRERHLYVAIWFYLATFVTVAVLHIFNNIEIPVSAWKSYSVYAGVQDALVQWWYGHNAVAFFLTTPFLGLMYYFVPKAANRPVYSYRLSIVHFWSLIFIYIWAGPHHLLYSALPNWAQNLGVAFSIMLLAPSWGGMINGLLTLRGVWDKVRVDPVLKFFVVAITGYGMATFEGPMLSLKNVNAIAHYTDWIIAHVHVGALAWNGFMAFGMIYWLVPRMAKTSLYSLKLANFHFWIGTLGIILYTIPMYVAGFLQASMWKQFNPDGTLTYGNFLETVTQIMPMYWMRAIGGCLYLAGMLVLVYNIVQTLRAGSAIEDELAEAPALVKISSGRVKGEKFHPWLERKPIQLTILATIAILIGGVIQIVPTIMVKSNIPTITSVKPYSPLELEGRDLYIREGCVGCHSQSVRPFRSEVERYGPQSKAGEFVYDHPFLWGSKRTGPDLLRVGGKYNDNWHFNHFWNPQSISAGSIMPGYKWLFDNKAMDISNTQKKMQVMVTLGVPYTEAEVASGLDDLRKQAIAIEESLKNDPDFVKSYEESKAKAKAKGEEFVPMNEREIVAMIAYMQRLGTDIKVKK; this is encoded by the coding sequence ATGGAAATGCAGCAGTTTTATTATGACAACAAAATTGTAAAGAAATTCATTTTCGCTACTATTGCTTTTGGCGTAGTAGGGATGATAGTGGGGCTCACGTTAGCCTTTATGTTTCTTTTCCCAAACATGACCGATGGAATATCTTGGTTAAGCTACGGTAGATTAAGACCCTTACATACAAATGCGGTTATTTTTGCGTTTGTAGGAAATGCTTTTTTTGCCGGAATGTATTATTCCATGCAGCGATTGCTTAAAGCCAGAATGTACAGTGATTTATTAAGTAATATTCACTTTTGGGGATGGCAATTAATCATTGTTGCTGCAGCAATTACCTTGCCTTTAGGTTTTAGTTCCTCTAAAGAATATGCTGAATTAGAGTGGCCTATTGATATTGCAATTACGCTTATTTGGGTTGTAATGGGTATCAACATGATTGGAACCATGATCAAACGTAGAGAGCGCCATTTATATGTTGCAATCTGGTTTTACTTGGCAACATTTGTTACTGTTGCGGTTTTACATATTTTCAATAATATAGAAATTCCAGTTTCTGCTTGGAAAAGTTATTCTGTTTACGCAGGAGTTCAAGATGCATTAGTACAATGGTGGTACGGTCACAATGCAGTTGCATTTTTCTTAACAACTCCGTTCTTAGGATTAATGTATTACTTTGTTCCTAAAGCTGCTAATCGCCCTGTGTATTCTTACAGACTATCAATCGTTCACTTCTGGTCGTTAATTTTTATTTACATCTGGGCTGGACCGCACCACTTATTATATTCTGCATTGCCTAACTGGGCACAAAATTTAGGTGTTGCTTTCTCAATTATGTTACTTGCTCCATCTTGGGGTGGTATGATCAACGGATTATTGACTTTGAGAGGTGTATGGGATAAAGTACGTGTTGATCCTGTTTTGAAATTTTTCGTTGTAGCGATTACAGGTTATGGTATGGCTACTTTTGAAGGGCCAATGTTGTCTCTTAAAAACGTAAATGCTATTGCGCATTATACGGACTGGATTATTGCTCACGTTCACGTAGGTGCATTAGCATGGAATGGATTCATGGCTTTTGGTATGATTTATTGGTTAGTTCCTAGAATGGCTAAAACTTCATTATACTCTCTAAAACTGGCTAACTTCCATTTCTGGATTGGTACTTTAGGTATTATATTATATACAATTCCTATGTATGTTGCTGGTTTCTTACAAGCATCTATGTGGAAACAATTTAACCCAGACGGAACTTTAACATATGGTAACTTCCTTGAAACAGTAACTCAAATCATGCCAATGTATTGGATGAGAGCTATTGGGGGATGTCTTTACTTAGCTGGTATGCTTGTTTTAGTATATAACATTGTTCAAACTTTAAGAGCAGGTTCGGCAATTGAAGACGAGTTGGCAGAAGCACCAGCTTTAGTAAAAATTAGTTCTGGAAGAGTAAAAGGAGAAAAATTCCACCCTTGGTTGGAAAGAAAACCTATTCAATTGACAATTTTAGCAACAATAGCTATTTTAATTGGTGGTGTAATTCAAATTGTACCTACCATTATGGTTAAATCTAATATTCCAACAATTACAAGTGTTAAACCATATTCTCCATTAGAATTAGAGGGGCGTGATTTATACATTCGTGAAGGTTGTGTAGGATGTCACTCTCAGTCTGTTCGTCCTTTCCGTAGTGAAGTAGAGCGTTACGGACCACAATCTAAAGCAGGTGAGTTTGTTTATGATCATCCATTTTTGTGGGGTTCAAAACGTACAGGTCCAGATTTATTAAGAGTAGGTGGTAAGTACAATGATAACTGGCACTTTAACCACTTCTGGAACCCACAAAGTATTTCTGCAGGCTCAATTATGCCAGGTTACAAATGGTTGTTTGATAATAAAGCAATGGATATTTCTAATACTCAAAAGAAAATGCAAGTGATGGTTACACTTGGTGTACCTTACACAGAAGCTGAAGTAGCAAGTGGTTTGGATGACTTAAGAAAACAAGCAATTGCAATCGAAGAAAGTTTGAAAAATGATCCTGACTTTGTAAAAAGTTATGAAGAAAGTAAAGCAAAAGCAAAAGCTAAAGGTGAGGAATTTGTTCCAATGAACGAAAGAGAAATTGTAGCGATGATTGCTTATATGCAAAGACTTGGAACTGATATTAAAGTAAAGAAATAG
- a CDS encoding CcoQ/FixQ family Cbb3-type cytochrome c oxidase assembly chaperone — MFEQVKHNLETIDGVATFPIISLLIFFFFFVGLGIWVFSYKKERIDELSQMPLQDNKIV; from the coding sequence ATGTTCGAACAAGTAAAACATAATTTAGAGACTATTGATGGAGTGGCGACATTTCCTATCATCTCATTACTGATTTTTTTCTTCTTTTTTGTAGGATTAGGCATTTGGGTGTTTTCCTATAAAAAAGAAAGAATCGATGAGTTGAGTCAAATGCCATTGCAAGACAATAAAATAGTATAA
- a CDS encoding cbb3-type cytochrome c oxidase N-terminal domain-containing protein, whose translation MKKLIPAYVSVLVLFFAAFGAMEYFVDSGDKPAFIKYPMVSVFLMVFLFVLIAISITMRAVDNITYQLMTEEEKAKLNAAGTQSFTESDWYKKLVSTFVRPESTVVSEDQLLLEHDYDGIKELDNNLPPWWVYLFYASIVFGVVYMVRFEILGADDQEMELAKEIAQAKIEVAEYMKTAPDMMDEKTVTVLTDPADLAVGKEIYTTNCAACHRADAGGQIGPNLTDDEWILGGGIKNIFHTLVNGGRDGKGMIAWKGTLKPKEMQKVASYIISLKGSNPVDPKAPEGEVWVEE comes from the coding sequence ATGAAAAAATTAATTCCAGCATACGTAAGCGTACTTGTTCTTTTCTTTGCTGCATTTGGAGCAATGGAGTATTTCGTTGACTCAGGGGATAAGCCTGCTTTTATTAAGTACCCTATGGTTTCTGTGTTTTTAATGGTATTTCTCTTTGTATTAATAGCGATATCAATTACAATGAGAGCTGTAGACAATATCACTTATCAATTAATGACTGAAGAGGAAAAAGCGAAATTAAATGCAGCAGGTACTCAGAGTTTCACTGAAAGTGATTGGTATAAAAAATTAGTATCAACGTTTGTAAGACCAGAATCTACAGTAGTAAGCGAAGACCAATTATTATTGGAGCATGACTATGATGGTATCAAAGAGTTAGATAACAATCTTCCGCCATGGTGGGTCTATTTATTCTACGCTTCTATCGTTTTTGGTGTCGTTTATATGGTTCGCTTCGAAATCTTAGGCGCTGATGATCAAGAAATGGAGCTGGCAAAAGAAATTGCACAAGCTAAAATTGAAGTAGCAGAATACATGAAAACTGCTCCTGATATGATGGACGAAAAAACAGTGACTGTATTGACTGATCCCGCCGATTTAGCTGTTGGAAAGGAAATTTATACTACTAATTGTGCTGCTTGCCACAGAGCTGATGCAGGTGGTCAAATTGGTCCAAACTTGACTGATGACGAATGGATATTAGGTGGAGGAATAAAAAATATATTTCATACTCTAGTAAATGGTGGTCGTGATGGGAAAGGTATGATTGCATGGAAAGGAACTTTGAAGCCTAAAGAAATGCAAAAAGTAGCTAGCTATATCATATCTTTGAAAGGAAGTAATCCTGTTGATCCTAAAGCACCAGAGGGAGAAGTTTGGGTTGAGGAGTAA
- the ccoG gene encoding cytochrome c oxidase accessory protein CcoG → MSKLPDEAFRDTIGTIDNEGNRKFIFPKKPSGKFYDYRKWVSYLLLIILVANPFIKINGNQFMLFNILERRFNIFGFPFWPQDFYIFVISMIVGVVFIILFTVIFGRIFCGWICPQTIFLEMVFRRIEYWIEGDRGAQIRLDKQEWNSEKIRKKGMKWTLFLIISFFIANVFLAYLISSDKLLLMIEEGPSSHISTIISLLIFTGIFYFVFVWFREQVCIIACPYGRLQGVLLDNKSINVAYDFVRGEKELGRAKFNKQEDREASGKGDCIDCKQCVNVCPTGIDIRNGTQLECINCTACIDECDAIMDNVGLPKGLIRYASEEEIEKNTKFQFTPRMKGYSAVLFILVGILIGLLFLRTDVEATILRLPGQLFQHKGENISNIYTFKIINKTNKDVNDIHFKLVGIKGTLNVVGKQDLIVPKQGMVGGTLFVEINKNLLDSDKTKLKIEVYDGDKKIETSTTSFLSPRSFD, encoded by the coding sequence ATGTCAAAATTACCAGATGAAGCTTTTAGAGATACTATTGGAACAATAGATAATGAAGGTAATAGGAAATTTATTTTCCCAAAAAAACCTTCAGGAAAGTTTTATGATTACAGGAAATGGGTTAGCTATTTATTACTTATAATTCTTGTTGCGAATCCTTTTATAAAGATAAATGGCAACCAGTTCATGTTGTTCAATATTTTAGAAAGAAGATTCAATATTTTTGGATTTCCTTTTTGGCCTCAGGATTTTTATATTTTTGTTATTTCTATGATTGTTGGGGTTGTTTTTATAATCCTATTTACTGTAATTTTTGGAAGAATATTTTGTGGGTGGATTTGTCCGCAGACCATTTTTTTAGAAATGGTTTTCCGTAGAATTGAATATTGGATTGAAGGAGATCGAGGTGCACAAATTCGTTTAGATAAGCAAGAATGGAATTCTGAAAAGATTAGAAAAAAAGGAATGAAATGGACTCTTTTTCTAATTATTTCTTTTTTTATTGCCAATGTGTTTTTAGCCTATCTTATTAGTAGTGATAAATTGCTTTTAATGATTGAAGAAGGACCATCTAGTCACATTAGTACTATTATCTCTTTATTGATTTTTACAGGTATCTTTTACTTTGTTTTTGTTTGGTTTAGAGAGCAAGTTTGTATTATTGCTTGCCCTTACGGAAGGTTACAAGGTGTTTTACTAGATAATAAATCTATAAATGTAGCATATGACTTTGTTCGTGGTGAAAAAGAATTAGGTAGAGCAAAATTCAATAAGCAAGAAGATAGAGAGGCATCAGGAAAAGGAGATTGTATTGATTGTAAACAATGTGTAAATGTTTGTCCTACTGGGATAGATATTCGTAACGGAACTCAATTAGAATGTATCAATTGTACGGCATGTATTGATGAATGCGATGCTATTATGGACAATGTAGGTTTGCCTAAGGGGCTTATTCGTTACGCTTCTGAAGAAGAAATAGAGAAAAATACTAAGTTCCAATTTACACCTAGAATGAAAGGCTATTCAGCTGTTTTGTTTATATTGGTTGGTATCTTAATAGGACTTTTATTTTTACGTACAGATGTTGAAGCTACAATATTGCGTTTACCAGGACAATTGTTTCAACATAAGGGAGAAAACATTAGTAATATTTATACGTTTAAAATTATTAACAAAACCAATAAAGATGTTAATGATATCCATTTCAAATTGGTTGGAATAAAAGGTACTTTGAATGTTGTAGGTAAACAAGATCTTATTGTTCCTAAACAAGGAATGGTTGGTGGAACACTGTTTGTCGAAATCAATAAAAATTTATTAGATAGCGATAAGACAAAATTGAAGATAGAAGTTTACGATGGTGATAAGAAAATTGAAACTAGTACGACTAGTTTTTTAAGTCCACGTAGTTTTGATTAA
- a CDS encoding FixH family protein: MKINWGTAIVIAFGLFITFILYFVVKVQSDSKYDNDLVVEEYYKHDAKFGDEMKRIQNAEDLVSKPVITILSEGVTIVFPVTLVPENIKGKVSLYRPSNKKLDFEIPISLSDATTLLIPKKSLAGGRWDINMEWQYEGKSYLTKETIYIK, translated from the coding sequence ATGAAAATTAATTGGGGAACAGCAATTGTAATTGCTTTTGGTTTGTTTATTACGTTCATATTGTATTTTGTTGTTAAGGTTCAATCAGACTCAAAATATGATAATGATTTAGTTGTCGAAGAATATTACAAGCACGATGCAAAATTTGGTGATGAAATGAAACGCATTCAAAATGCTGAAGATTTAGTTTCAAAACCAGTAATTACTATACTTAGTGAGGGAGTTACTATCGTTTTTCCAGTGACTCTTGTTCCAGAAAATATAAAAGGAAAAGTGTCCCTGTACAGACCGTCTAACAAAAAGTTAGATTTTGAAATTCCAATTTCTCTTTCTGACGCTACTACTTTGCTCATACCTAAAAAAAGTTTGGCGGGCGGTCGATGGGACATTAACATGGAATGGCAGTATGAAGGAAAATCATACTTGACCAAAGAAACAATTTACATTAAGTAG
- a CDS encoding sulfite exporter TauE/SafE family protein, producing the protein MLYSAFIFGLISSFHCIGMCGPIAMMLPVDRSNQAKKVTQIITYHLGRLTAYGTIGFVFGLLGKGFFLAGIQQNLSIFIGAAMIVVVLVPEKIFAKYNFSKPAYRLISKIKTSLGSQFRNKSYKSLFTIGLLNGFLPCGMVYVALFGAIAMQSASLGVLYMVLFGLGTVPMMSSIVYINSFLTVPIRNKIQKVIPYVAVLIGCLFILRGLGLGIPYISPSNMSLFVQEDPNCH; encoded by the coding sequence ATGCTATACTCAGCCTTTATATTTGGTTTAATAAGTAGTTTTCATTGCATAGGCATGTGTGGTCCTATTGCGATGATGTTGCCTGTAGATCGATCAAATCAGGCTAAAAAAGTTACTCAAATCATAACCTATCATTTAGGAAGATTAACAGCATACGGAACCATAGGTTTTGTTTTTGGACTTCTAGGAAAAGGTTTCTTTCTCGCAGGTATTCAGCAGAATTTGTCCATATTCATAGGTGCAGCTATGATTGTTGTGGTTTTGGTACCAGAGAAAATATTTGCCAAATATAATTTTTCAAAACCAGCCTATAGATTGATTTCTAAAATAAAAACATCCTTAGGAAGTCAGTTTAGGAATAAGAGTTATAAGTCATTATTTACTATTGGTCTATTAAATGGCTTTTTGCCATGCGGAATGGTGTACGTTGCTTTATTTGGTGCAATCGCGATGCAAAGCGCAAGTCTAGGAGTTTTATATATGGTATTATTCGGTTTAGGAACGGTTCCTATGATGAGCAGTATTGTTTATATAAATTCTTTTTTGACTGTTCCAATTAGAAATAAAATCCAAAAAGTAATTCCGTATGTTGCCGTGCTTATAGGTTGCTTGTTTATCTTAAGAGGTTTAGGATTGGGAATTCCGTACATTTCTCCATCCAATATGAGCTTATTTGTTCAAGAAGATCCAAATTGCCACTAA
- the hemN gene encoding oxygen-independent coproporphyrinogen III oxidase, giving the protein MKNSLIQKYNVPGPRYTSYPTVPYWNEADFSYEIWTETLKKSFIQSNGPEGISLYIHLPFCESLCTFCGCNKRITKNHSVENPYIEAVLKEWAIYCKILGEKPTIKEIHLGGGTPTFFSPKNLEDLINGIFTSAKKAENYEFSFEGHPNNTSHEHLKKLYDLGFRRVSYGVQDYSAKVQKAIHREQPFHNVAKVTLWAREIGYTSIGHDIIFGLPFQELEDIIDTIEKTKSLQPDRLAFYSYAHVPWIKGNGQRGFKDEDIPKDDKKRMLYETGKKLLFENGYHEIGMDHFALKTDSLYDAFENGNLHRNFMGYSSSKTQLMIGLGVSSISDSWYSFAQNVKNLEDYYQILEWDKLPVYRGHLLTNEDLIIRKHILNLMCQFVTSWENKETYFEEIPEVLIQLKEMENDGLLIIKEKSIQVTDAGKPYVRNICMAFDLRLKRKTPDTQLFSMTI; this is encoded by the coding sequence ATGAAAAATTCTTTAATTCAAAAATACAATGTTCCAGGACCTAGATACACTAGCTATCCAACGGTTCCTTATTGGAATGAAGCTGATTTTTCATACGAGATTTGGACAGAAACTTTAAAGAAATCATTTATACAAAGTAATGGTCCAGAAGGGATAAGTCTTTATATTCACTTACCATTCTGCGAAAGTTTATGTACATTTTGTGGTTGTAATAAGCGCATCACAAAAAACCATAGCGTAGAAAATCCATATATAGAAGCAGTTCTAAAAGAATGGGCAATATATTGTAAAATACTAGGTGAAAAACCAACTATAAAAGAAATTCATCTAGGTGGTGGAACTCCAACCTTTTTCTCTCCTAAAAACTTAGAAGACTTAATTAACGGAATTTTCACTAGTGCAAAAAAAGCTGAAAACTATGAATTTAGTTTTGAAGGACATCCAAATAATACTTCCCACGAACATTTAAAAAAACTCTATGACTTAGGATTTAGAAGAGTCAGTTACGGCGTACAAGATTATTCTGCTAAAGTTCAGAAAGCAATACACAGAGAGCAACCTTTTCACAATGTAGCGAAAGTTACTTTATGGGCTAGAGAAATAGGTTATACCTCAATTGGTCATGATATTATTTTTGGTTTACCATTTCAAGAACTTGAAGATATTATCGACACTATTGAAAAAACAAAATCATTACAACCAGATCGTTTAGCTTTTTATAGTTATGCACACGTACCTTGGATTAAAGGAAATGGACAACGCGGATTTAAGGACGAAGACATTCCTAAAGATGATAAGAAAAGAATGTTATATGAAACAGGCAAAAAATTATTGTTCGAAAATGGATACCATGAAATAGGAATGGATCATTTTGCCTTAAAAACGGATAGCCTTTATGATGCTTTTGAAAATGGAAATTTGCACCGTAACTTCATGGGGTATAGCTCTTCAAAAACACAATTAATGATTGGTTTAGGTGTTTCATCTATTAGTGATAGTTGGTACAGTTTTGCTCAGAATGTGAAAAATTTAGAAGATTATTACCAAATTTTAGAATGGGATAAATTACCTGTTTACCGCGGGCATCTATTGACAAATGAAGATTTAATCATCAGAAAACACATCTTGAATTTAATGTGTCAATTTGTAACTTCGTGGGAGAATAAAGAAACTTATTTTGAAGAAATTCCAGAGGTTTTAATTCAATTAAAAGAAATGGAAAACGACGGACTACTTATCATTAAGGAGAAAAGTATTCAGGTTACAGATGCTGGCAAGCCTTATGTACGTAATATTTGCATGGCATTCGACCTTCGTTTAAAACGAAAAACACCAGACACACAATTGTTTTCGATGACAATATAA